Proteins co-encoded in one Bacillus marinisedimentorum genomic window:
- the sigB gene encoding RNA polymerase sigma factor SigB, with product MPTHKPQRQNDNEVYEWIQRVQDDSDDETAQSLIVDKYNDLVVSLAGKYSKGRSIHEDLVQVGMIGLLAAIRRYDPSFGKSFESFAVPTIIGEIKRFIRDKTWSVHVPRRIKELGPKIKKTVEDLTNELHRSPKVEEIADRLEVTTEEVLETMEMGKSYQALSVDSSIEADSDGSTVTLLDLVGQQDDGFENIDQRLILEKVFHVLTEREQEILRCTYFENMSQKETGDRLGISQMHVSRLQRRALKKLREAIRTEPSECL from the coding sequence GTGCCGACACACAAACCTCAAAGACAAAATGACAATGAGGTTTATGAATGGATTCAAAGGGTCCAGGATGATTCTGATGATGAGACGGCACAGTCACTGATCGTTGATAAATACAATGATTTAGTCGTTTCGTTAGCCGGGAAGTATTCAAAAGGGCGCAGCATTCATGAAGACCTTGTACAAGTTGGTATGATTGGGTTGCTCGCTGCCATCAGGCGTTATGACCCGTCATTCGGAAAAAGTTTCGAATCGTTCGCGGTACCGACGATTATCGGTGAAATCAAACGTTTCATCCGTGACAAGACATGGAGCGTCCACGTTCCGCGCAGAATCAAGGAACTTGGTCCGAAAATCAAAAAAACGGTGGAGGATTTGACCAACGAACTCCATCGGTCCCCAAAAGTTGAAGAAATCGCAGACCGCCTCGAAGTGACAACAGAGGAAGTCCTGGAAACGATGGAAATGGGGAAAAGCTATCAAGCCCTATCAGTTGACAGCTCAATTGAAGCGGATTCTGACGGCAGCACTGTCACCCTATTGGACTTGGTTGGCCAGCAGGATGACGGTTTTGAAAATATCGATCAGCGACTTATTCTTGAAAAAGTGTTCCATGTTCTTACCGAGCGGGAACAGGAGATATTACGCTGCACCTATTTTGAAAATATGAGCCAGAAGGAAACAGGAGACCGCCTGGGCATATCCCAGATGCATGTTTCCCGCTTGCAGAGACGAGCCCTGAAAAAGCTCAGAGAAGCCATCAGGACTGAA
- the rsbW gene encoding anti-sigma B factor RsbW, with the protein MNESFDMVEMKVPARPEYVGVLRLTASGIASRMGFAYDDIEDIKIALSEAVTNAVNHAYPDDEHGEIAVAFGIYENRVQIMVSDSGKSFNAKETRQQLGPYDSSKPVETITEGGLGLFLIDTLMDEVQISDQAGVVVSMTKYLQRDEVDQSADTQTSKTK; encoded by the coding sequence ATGAACGAATCTTTTGATATGGTGGAAATGAAAGTGCCGGCCAGGCCAGAATATGTCGGAGTCCTGAGGCTCACAGCATCTGGAATCGCGAGCCGCATGGGCTTTGCCTATGATGACATTGAAGATATTAAGATTGCCCTGTCAGAAGCAGTGACGAATGCCGTCAACCATGCTTATCCGGATGATGAACACGGCGAAATCGCAGTAGCGTTCGGTATTTATGAAAACCGCGTCCAGATCATGGTTTCAGACAGCGGAAAAAGCTTTAATGCGAAAGAAACCCGTCAGCAGCTAGGTCCTTATGACAGCTCCAAGCCGGTTGAAACGATAACCGAGGGAGGGTTGGGCCTTTTCTTGATTGACACGTTGATGGACGAAGTTCAAATCAGTGATCAAGCGGGTGTTGTTGTCAGCATGACAAAATACCTTCAAAGAGACGAGGTGGATCAAAGTGCCGACACACAAACCTCAAAGACAAAATGA
- a CDS encoding STAS domain-containing protein, whose product MNLQIDVQEKDKNAYHVTVSGEVDAYTAPELRETITPLTKNEGINIVIDLAGVSYMDSTGLGVFIGLLKSVRANNGTLTLTGMSDRVTRLFEITGLNEVMEIDPAVRGGQ is encoded by the coding sequence TTGAACTTACAAATAGATGTTCAGGAAAAAGACAAGAATGCCTATCACGTAACTGTAAGCGGAGAAGTAGATGCCTATACAGCTCCGGAACTGCGTGAAACGATAACCCCGCTTACAAAAAATGAAGGTATCAATATTGTGATCGACCTGGCAGGAGTCAGTTACATGGACAGTACCGGCCTAGGTGTGTTTATCGGCCTCTTGAAATCTGTAAGAGCGAATAACGGTACACTCACACTGACTGGAATGTCTGATCGCGTTACCCGCCTGTTTGAAATTACGGGACTTAATGAGGTAATGGAAATTGATCCGGCAGTCAGGGGTGGACAATGA
- a CDS encoding PP2C family protein-serine/threonine phosphatase — MDEKDLIVEKYKKILDDYLKIKDEQSLYKGQQFSRKAIEQKISPEEIISLHITVMEDLFPDLDENMARSLEFLLEVMINYGFAYREHQSLRSRQLELQSEIEVAASMQQTLLTTEHPAVESLDVGAVSVPAKQMNGDYYHFVQDENGSLSVAIADIIGKGIPAALCMSMIKYSMDSLPETRMDPGAVLENLNRVVEHNVDPSMFITMFYGLYDPRDHKFYYASAGHEPGFYYNSKEDKFEEINAKGLVLGVSRTMKYEDFQRDVEQGDMIILLSDGVTECRTGDRFIEREEIIEIIREYIHLPSQEIVENVYRKLEKMQDFQLRDDFTLIIIRRNV, encoded by the coding sequence TTGGACGAGAAAGATTTGATTGTGGAAAAGTATAAAAAAATACTGGATGATTATTTAAAGATCAAAGATGAACAGTCACTATATAAAGGCCAGCAATTCAGCCGTAAAGCGATCGAGCAGAAGATTTCCCCTGAGGAAATCATCAGCCTGCACATTACGGTAATGGAGGACCTGTTCCCGGACCTTGATGAAAACATGGCACGGTCACTGGAATTTTTGCTGGAGGTTATGATCAATTACGGATTTGCCTATCGTGAACATCAAAGTCTCCGCAGCCGGCAGCTCGAGCTTCAGTCCGAAATCGAAGTGGCTGCCAGCATGCAGCAGACACTGCTGACGACAGAACATCCGGCAGTGGAATCGCTGGATGTTGGTGCGGTCAGTGTGCCTGCAAAGCAAATGAACGGTGATTACTATCACTTCGTACAGGATGAGAATGGCTCACTCAGTGTGGCGATTGCAGATATTATCGGCAAAGGAATTCCCGCCGCACTTTGCATGTCCATGATCAAGTATTCAATGGACAGCCTGCCTGAGACAAGAATGGACCCGGGAGCGGTACTGGAAAACTTGAACCGCGTCGTGGAACATAACGTGGACCCGAGCATGTTCATCACGATGTTTTACGGGCTCTATGATCCGCGTGACCATAAGTTTTACTATGCATCAGCAGGGCATGAGCCGGGTTTCTATTACAATTCCAAAGAGGACAAGTTCGAGGAGATCAATGCAAAAGGTCTCGTTCTCGGTGTTTCCCGGACAATGAAATACGAAGACTTCCAGCGGGATGTCGAACAAGGCGATATGATCATCCTGCTTTCCGATGGTGTAACGGAATGCCGCACGGGCGACCGGTTTATTGAACGTGAAGAAATTATCGAAATCATTCGGGAATACATCCACCTGCCTTCACAGGAGATCGTTGAGAATGTATACCGGAAGCTGGAAAAAATGCAGGATTTCCAGCTGAGGGACGACTTTACCCTTATTATTATCCGCCGCAATGTTTAA
- a CDS encoding anti-sigma regulatory factor, which produces METQSCVHVKKEWDIVAARQLGRNVARELGFGSVDQARITTAISELARNIYLYAGEGEIVIEPIEDSARGGLRIIARDNGPGIRDIRRVMEDGYSTSGGLGAGLPGVKRLMDEFTIDSSGDDGTEIVAVKWLR; this is translated from the coding sequence ATGGAAACCCAATCCTGTGTACATGTAAAAAAAGAATGGGATATTGTTGCGGCAAGACAGTTAGGGAGAAACGTCGCTAGAGAATTGGGGTTTGGGAGTGTTGACCAGGCCCGCATCACAACAGCCATTTCTGAGTTAGCCCGTAACATCTACCTTTATGCAGGAGAAGGCGAAATTGTAATTGAGCCGATAGAGGATAGTGCCCGGGGAGGCTTGCGCATCATCGCAAGAGACAACGGACCTGGGATTCGGGATATCAGACGTGTGATGGAGGACGGCTATTCTACATCCGGGGGGCTTGGCGCCGGGCTTCCGGGTGTGAAGAGGCTCATGGATGAGTTTACCATAGACTCCAGCGGCGATGACGGCACTGAAATTGTGGCGGTGAAATGGCTCCGTTAA
- a CDS encoding STAS domain-containing protein, translated as MRIPILKLHQYLLITIQTELDDQTALQFQEDLLNKIHETSAKGIVIDLTSVDMIDSFIAKVLGDVVDMSGLMGAKVVLTGIQPAVAITLIDLGIHLRNVPTALDLEQGLDKLQQELGE; from the coding sequence ATGCGAATACCGATATTGAAATTGCATCAATATTTGTTGATCACAATCCAGACTGAGCTTGATGACCAGACGGCTTTGCAGTTTCAGGAAGATCTTCTGAATAAAATCCATGAAACGAGTGCAAAAGGAATTGTAATCGATTTGACTTCTGTCGATATGATCGATTCATTTATAGCCAAGGTTCTCGGTGATGTTGTTGATATGTCAGGTTTGATGGGAGCGAAGGTGGTGCTAACCGGTATCCAGCCGGCGGTTGCCATTACGCTAATTGATCTTGGCATTCACCTGCGGAATGTTCCTACAGCATTGGACTTAGAACAGGGACTGGATAAACTGCAGCAGGAATTGGGGGAATAG
- a CDS encoding RsbT co-antagonist protein RsbRA — protein MEPYIVEIIFDNKETIIDRWLEEVGQVRNSKRLTNISDDVFRNTNFEFVNIILSNINLEQSSFSSQLSDFSERLMKLGWPLSYLTEGLQIFRRVVLDLLFDQKYNVKEHLLLISGVDKWIDPIINQLVESYSGSWENIVSLQKIALQELSAPLIPVFENITVMPLVGTIDTERAKFIMENLLDGVIKHRAEVVLIDITGVPVVDTMVAHHIIQAAEAVRLIGAQCILVGIRPEIAQTIVNLGINLNEFPTKSSMRKGMETALSMTNRQLTDLE, from the coding sequence ATGGAACCGTATATTGTCGAAATCATATTTGATAACAAAGAAACAATCATCGACCGGTGGCTTGAAGAAGTTGGACAAGTCAGGAACAGCAAAAGGCTGACAAATATTTCGGATGATGTTTTCCGGAATACGAATTTTGAATTCGTGAATATCATCCTGAGCAATATTAATCTTGAGCAATCCTCTTTTTCCAGCCAGCTCAGCGACTTTTCCGAACGTTTGATGAAACTTGGCTGGCCGCTGAGTTACCTGACTGAAGGTCTTCAGATCTTCCGCAGGGTTGTGCTCGATTTGCTGTTTGACCAAAAATATAATGTCAAAGAACATTTATTGCTGATTAGCGGGGTTGATAAGTGGATCGATCCGATCATCAATCAACTCGTCGAAAGTTATTCGGGTTCATGGGAAAATATCGTTTCCCTGCAGAAGATCGCATTGCAGGAATTGTCTGCGCCGCTTATCCCGGTTTTTGAAAATATAACCGTTATGCCGCTCGTCGGCACAATTGATACAGAACGCGCGAAATTTATTATGGAGAACCTTCTTGATGGAGTGATCAAGCACCGGGCTGAAGTGGTGCTGATCGATATTACAGGCGTGCCGGTAGTCGATACGATGGTGGCCCATCACATCATTCAGGCCGCTGAAGCAGTACGGCTTATCGGGGCCCAGTGCATCCTTGTCGGCATCAGGCCGGAAATTGCACAGACCATTGTCAATCTTGGCATCAACCTGAATGAATTCCCGACGAAAAGTTCCATGCGAAAAGGGATGGAAACTGCTTTAAGTATGACAAACCGCCAGTTAACAGACTTGGAATAG
- the ndoA gene encoding type II toxin-antitoxin system endoribonuclease NdoA, whose product MIVKRGDVYFADLSPVVGSEQGGVRPVLIIQNDIGNRFSPTVIVAAITAQIQKAKLPTHVEIDAKKYGFERDSVILLEQIRTIDKQRLTDKITHLDEKMMTRVDDALQISLGLIDF is encoded by the coding sequence TTGATTGTTAAACGCGGCGATGTTTACTTTGCCGATCTTTCTCCTGTAGTAGGTTCAGAGCAAGGGGGCGTACGGCCTGTTCTTATTATTCAAAACGACATTGGGAACCGCTTCAGTCCTACGGTGATTGTCGCCGCTATTACTGCCCAGATCCAAAAAGCAAAGCTTCCCACCCACGTGGAAATCGATGCGAAAAAATACGGCTTTGAACGAGATTCGGTCATATTGCTTGAACAGATTCGTACCATAGACAAACAGCGTTTAACGGATAAAATTACCCACCTGGATGAAAAAATGATGACCAGGGTTGATGACGCGCTGCAAATCAGTCTTGGATTAATTGATTTTTGA
- a CDS encoding CopG family ribbon-helix-helix protein — protein MCVANPNTTTEITIQLPQQLVSELDGIIQLENGNRNEFIYQATKMYLRERKKRQIRESMRRGYMEMAKINLNIASEAFLAEEEADHTLERLVSGV, from the coding sequence ATGTGTGTGGCAAACCCGAACACAACGACAGAAATAACAATTCAGTTGCCTCAACAACTGGTGAGTGAGCTCGATGGGATCATTCAGCTTGAAAATGGAAACCGAAATGAATTCATTTACCAGGCTACTAAAATGTATCTTCGTGAACGAAAGAAGCGGCAAATTCGTGAATCCATGCGTCGTGGCTATATGGAAATGGCAAAGATTAATTTGAACATTGCTTCAGAAGCCTTTCTTGCCGAGGAGGAAGCGGATCACACCCTAGAGCGCTTAGTAAGCGGGGTGTAA